In Nocardioides sp. JQ2195, a genomic segment contains:
- a CDS encoding YihY/virulence factor BrkB family protein — translation MSAANRKDGLPLGLVRLFWRLVVATVSSCMRYRVTGLAAEAAFFAVLSMPPLIFALAGSIGYLGQTFSDTQLADMRDSVIDLSSRAMTDSAVNKIIVPTFDDVLAGGRLDVISIGFILALWSGSRALNVFVDTITIMHGLGGHRGIVKTRVLSFGLYALGLVTGAVSIPLVVAGPRLVRDWLPERLQFLDDLYWPVVIVVCICFLATLYHVSVPVRTLWRYNLPGATFSLACWVFGSYLLRWFLTATAADSKSVYGPLAAPIAVLLWLYLVSIAVLIGAALNAACDTAFPQNTTQRARQELMRRINAVLPNKITDRYAPRRTETGAEE, via the coding sequence GCTACCGGGTCACCGGGCTGGCTGCCGAGGCAGCGTTCTTCGCGGTGCTCTCTATGCCGCCGCTGATCTTCGCCCTCGCCGGCTCCATCGGTTACCTGGGACAGACCTTCAGCGACACGCAGCTCGCGGACATGCGGGACTCCGTCATCGACCTCTCGAGCCGGGCGATGACCGACAGCGCGGTCAACAAGATCATCGTTCCGACCTTCGACGACGTGCTCGCCGGCGGTCGCCTCGACGTGATCTCGATCGGATTCATCCTGGCGCTCTGGTCCGGTTCCCGGGCCCTGAACGTCTTCGTCGACACCATCACGATCATGCACGGCCTCGGTGGGCACCGAGGGATCGTGAAGACACGCGTGCTGTCCTTCGGGCTCTACGCGCTCGGCCTGGTCACCGGTGCGGTCTCGATCCCGTTGGTGGTGGCCGGGCCGCGGCTGGTCCGCGACTGGCTGCCCGAGCGCCTGCAGTTCCTCGACGACCTCTACTGGCCCGTCGTGATCGTGGTGTGCATCTGCTTCCTGGCGACGCTCTACCACGTGTCGGTCCCGGTCCGGACCCTGTGGCGCTACAACCTCCCCGGTGCGACCTTCAGCCTCGCCTGCTGGGTCTTCGGCTCCTACCTGCTGCGCTGGTTCCTCACCGCCACGGCTGCCGACTCGAAGTCCGTCTACGGTCCGCTCGCGGCGCCGATCGCTGTCCTCCTGTGGCTCTACCTGGTCTCCATCGCTGTGCTGATCGGCGCGGCGCTGAACGCTGCCTGCGACACCGCCTTCCCGCAGAACACCACGCAGCGTGCGCGGCAGGAGCTGATGCGCAGGATCAACGCCGTGCTGCCGAACAAGATCACCGATCGATACGCGCCACGCCGCACCGAGACCGGGGCCGAGGAATGA